A single window of Anaerolineae bacterium DNA harbors:
- a CDS encoding UDP-N-acetylglucosamine--N-acetylmuramyl-(pentapeptide) pyrophosphoryl-undecaprenol N-acetylglucosamine transferase, whose amino-acid sequence MRLLICAGGTGGGVYPALAVLQRLEDKVDEVLWVGGQGGMEEELVRRAGVPFRAVPAAGVHGV is encoded by the coding sequence ATGCGGTTGTTGATTTGCGCCGGGGGCACCGGCGGCGGGGTGTATCCCGCCCTGGCCGTGCTCCAGCGGCTGGAGGATAAGGTGGACGAGGTGCTCTGGGTGGGCGGTCAGGGAGGGATGGAGGAAGAACTGGTCCGCCGGGCCGGGGTGCCCTTCCGCGCCGTGCCCGCGGCCGGGGTGCACGGGGT